In one Halanaerobium saccharolyticum subsp. saccharolyticum DSM 6643 genomic region, the following are encoded:
- a CDS encoding branched-chain amino acid ABC transporter permease, translated as MALQLFLNGVILGSIIALGAIGLSLIYGILKFGHFAHGDLMTLGAYFAFLFKVQLGLPFWLAFVLAAALTAGTAVLLNLILYRHLKKRDSVIVMISSVGAALIIRNFVLLFWGPQNKFYEKAIQMPIVLGDGLLRIKENQIIILVLALSLVVAVHLFLSWTKLGKAMRAMADNIDLAQITGINTERVIIWTWAMSGVLTAAAGILLAFDTHLTPVMGWNLLLPLFAAVILGGIGSPYGAMFGGLVIGISQEMSTLIISAAYKPAVAFTIMILMLIIRPSGLMGKKV; from the coding sequence ATGGCCTTACAGCTTTTTTTGAATGGAGTAATACTGGGATCGATTATTGCCCTGGGTGCAATTGGATTGTCATTAATTTATGGGATTTTGAAATTCGGACATTTTGCCCATGGTGATTTAATGACACTTGGTGCTTATTTTGCTTTTTTATTTAAGGTACAATTAGGCCTGCCATTTTGGCTGGCTTTTGTTTTAGCTGCAGCTTTAACTGCCGGAACAGCAGTGCTGTTAAATCTTATTTTATACAGACACTTAAAGAAAAGAGACTCTGTTATTGTAATGATTTCTTCTGTTGGAGCTGCCTTAATAATTAGAAATTTTGTCCTTTTATTTTGGGGGCCACAGAATAAATTTTATGAAAAAGCTATTCAAATGCCAATTGTCTTAGGTGATGGATTACTGAGGATCAAAGAAAATCAGATTATAATTTTAGTTTTAGCTTTATCACTGGTAGTTGCAGTTCATTTGTTTTTAAGCTGGACTAAATTAGGTAAGGCAATGCGGGCGATGGCTGATAACATTGATCTGGCTCAGATAACAGGTATTAATACAGAAAGAGTAATTATCTGGACCTGGGCAATGAGTGGTGTGCTGACAGCAGCTGCTGGGATATTACTTGCCTTTGATACTCACCTGACACCTGTAATGGGCTGGAACCTTTTACTTCCACTTTTTGCAGCTGTTATTCTGGGAGGAATAGGAAGTCCCTATGGGGCAATGTTTGGTGGTCTGGTAATTGGTATTTCTCAGGAAATGTCAACTTTGATTATTTCTGCAGCCTATAAACCTGCAGTAGCTTTTACAATTATGATTTTAATGTTAATAATTAGACCTTCTGGTTTAATGGGAAAGAAGGTGTAA
- a CDS encoding branched-chain amino acid ABC transporter permease, producing MTFAGVFSYLVFFLIFVGIYAIMTLALNIQRGFAGLFNIGIAGFWAVGAYTSAIVTKGPTPDHLGGFGMPFIVGLLTAGLVASVLALLVGIPTIRLREDYLGIATIGIAEIIRLVVKNEAWLTNGVRGVSAIPKPLAGIFGSNYNLFFLLIVITVIVIFYYLSEKGINSPWGRVLRAIREDEEVVKAAGKNVVRYRMEAFILGAFMMGVGGALYAHFTSFISPEAFRPMQATFLVWIMLIIGGSANNFGSIVGAFLTWGIWTGTEFLTGMLPAAYTTQAAAVRVILIGIFLEIILLSRPQGLFGEKKYSSKKTAAEN from the coding sequence ATGACTTTTGCTGGTGTTTTTTCATATCTGGTTTTCTTTTTAATCTTTGTTGGTATTTATGCAATCATGACTCTTGCTTTAAATATTCAGCGTGGTTTTGCTGGACTTTTTAATATAGGAATTGCTGGTTTTTGGGCAGTTGGAGCTTATACTTCTGCAATTGTGACCAAAGGACCTACTCCGGACCATCTGGGGGGCTTTGGAATGCCCTTTATTGTAGGTTTGCTGACTGCAGGTTTAGTGGCTTCTGTTCTGGCTCTGTTGGTGGGGATTCCAACAATTCGACTGCGGGAAGATTATTTGGGAATTGCAACAATTGGTATTGCTGAAATAATTAGGCTGGTAGTTAAAAATGAAGCCTGGTTAACTAATGGAGTTAGAGGTGTTTCGGCTATTCCAAAACCGCTGGCAGGTATTTTTGGCTCAAATTACAACCTGTTTTTTCTATTAATTGTGATTACAGTTATTGTTATTTTTTATTATTTAAGTGAAAAAGGAATCAATTCTCCCTGGGGTAGAGTTTTACGAGCAATTAGAGAAGACGAAGAAGTAGTTAAAGCTGCAGGGAAAAATGTGGTTCGGTATCGGATGGAGGCCTTTATTTTAGGTGCTTTTATGATGGGGGTTGGAGGGGCACTTTATGCTCATTTTACTTCCTTTATTTCACCTGAAGCTTTTAGGCCAATGCAGGCTACATTTTTAGTCTGGATAATGCTGATCATTGGTGGTAGTGCTAATAACTTTGGTTCTATTGTTGGAGCTTTTTTAACCTGGGGAATCTGGACTGGGACTGAGTTTTTAACAGGAATGCTGCCTGCTGCCTATACAACCCAGGCTGCTGCTGTCCGTGTAATTTTAATCGGTATCTTTTTGGAAATAATTTTACTGAGCAGACCTCAGGGTCTATTTGGCGAAAAGAAGTACAGCAGTAAAAAAACAGCAGCTGAGAATTAA
- a CDS encoding ABC transporter substrate-binding protein — MFKKKIFVIMLVMLFLSLTVSAVFAQETVKIGTLMPLTGGLASYGQFTRNGTLLAQKIINEQGGLLGGRELELVNVDTQTNPQAGVDGAQKLVSVNGINAIVGALSSGVTIPVAESVTVPGEAVLISPSSTSPVLTTLDDNGYVFRTVPSDSLQGVVAGNLAADLDHESLAIIYVNNDYGQGLNDAVIEQFEKRGGEVTASIAFEPNKVSYRSELMDAASENPDALLLIAYTDDGGITIIRQALENGYFDQFIFTDGLKAPEITEGVEQYLEGMRGTAPTSMPGGKGPELFTELYEEEFGEIPPKPYIDTSFDATFVLALAIEKAGSTEGPAIRDAINEVLAEDGMLVNINEWDKAKELIAAGEKIRYEGASGPVLFNDVGDSMGAIGIWKIEDGDIVNESVEVQ; from the coding sequence ATGTTTAAAAAGAAAATATTTGTTATTATGCTGGTGATGTTGTTCCTGTCTTTGACTGTTAGTGCTGTTTTTGCTCAAGAAACTGTAAAAATTGGAACTTTAATGCCACTTACCGGTGGGCTGGCGTCTTATGGTCAGTTTACCCGGAATGGTACTCTGCTGGCTCAGAAAATAATTAACGAGCAGGGAGGCCTCTTAGGAGGTAGAGAACTGGAGTTAGTAAATGTTGATACCCAGACAAATCCGCAGGCAGGAGTAGATGGAGCCCAAAAGCTAGTTTCTGTAAATGGAATTAATGCAATCGTGGGAGCTTTATCAAGTGGTGTTACAATCCCGGTTGCTGAAAGTGTTACAGTTCCTGGAGAAGCAGTTTTGATCTCTCCGTCGTCGACCTCTCCGGTACTGACTACTTTAGATGATAATGGTTATGTATTTAGAACAGTACCATCTGATAGTCTGCAGGGAGTAGTTGCCGGAAACCTGGCAGCTGACTTAGACCATGAGTCACTGGCAATAATCTATGTTAATAATGATTACGGCCAGGGTTTAAATGATGCAGTAATCGAGCAGTTCGAAAAAAGAGGTGGAGAAGTAACCGCATCTATTGCTTTTGAACCTAATAAAGTATCCTATAGAAGTGAGCTGATGGATGCTGCTTCTGAAAATCCTGATGCTTTATTATTAATTGCTTATACTGATGATGGAGGAATTACAATTATCAGACAGGCTTTAGAAAATGGTTATTTTGATCAATTTATCTTTACTGACGGCTTAAAGGCTCCGGAAATTACAGAAGGTGTTGAACAGTATTTAGAAGGAATGCGAGGTACAGCGCCAACTTCAATGCCGGGAGGAAAAGGTCCGGAATTGTTTACAGAGCTGTATGAAGAAGAATTTGGAGAAATTCCTCCTAAGCCATATATTGATACCAGTTTTGATGCTACCTTTGTTTTGGCCTTAGCTATTGAGAAGGCTGGCAGCACAGAGGGTCCAGCTATCAGAGATGCAATTAATGAAGTATTGGCTGAAGATGGAATGTTGGTTAATATTAATGAATGGGATAAGGCTAAAGAGTTAATTGCAGCCGGAGAAAAAATCCGCTATGAAGGCGCTTCTGGTCCAGTATTATTTAATGATGTTGGAGATAGCATGGGAGCAATTGGTATCTGGAAGATTGAAGATGGAGATATTGTAAATGAAAGTGTAGAAGTACAGTAG
- a CDS encoding YbhB/YbcL family Raf kinase inhibitor-like protein, whose translation MCAERADLKIISDFSYDNQVDSRYTAIGENISPPLRIENLDEDADTLAIVLNDADAEIERTTHWLIWNIPAVIDNIQGNIPMNLKKVPELDGAYQGKNDFGDIGYRGPALASSTFEKPHTYRLIVYVLDQAIELEPGAGEKELLEAMKGKIIQKGFLSGNYQP comes from the coding sequence ATGTGTGCAGAAAGAGCAGATTTAAAGATTATTTCTGATTTTAGTTATGATAATCAGGTGGATTCTCGTTACACTGCTATTGGCGAAAATATTTCACCTCCATTAAGAATAGAAAACCTTGATGAAGATGCTGACACTCTAGCTATTGTTTTAAATGATGCAGATGCAGAAATTGAAAGAACTACGCACTGGTTAATCTGGAATATTCCAGCTGTGATAGATAATATTCAGGGAAATATTCCGATGAATCTTAAAAAGGTTCCAGAATTAGATGGGGCTTATCAAGGGAAAAATGATTTTGGAGATATTGGTTATCGAGGTCCTGCTTTAGCAAGCAGCACTTTTGAAAAACCGCACACTTATCGGTTGATTGTTTATGTTCTTGATCAGGCTATAGAATTGGAACCGGGTGCAGGTGAGAAAGAACTTTTAGAGGCTATGAAAGGCAAGATTATTCAAAAAGGTTTTTTGAGTGGGAACTATCAACCATAA
- the purD gene encoding phosphoribosylamine--glycine ligase, whose product MNILLIGSGGRENALAWKLAQSSRVEELYIAAGNPGTAAYGENLEFDESNQEALLEFALKEKIDITLVGPEAPLAAGIVDLFEEHGLKVFGPNQSAARLESSKAFSKELMQKYKISTAAYQSFTDAKNAAEYIRSKGAPIVVKASGLAAGKGVIVAQTEAEALAAVETIMKDEKFGDAGEKVVIEEFLEGEEATILAFCDGKTIVPMIASQDHKAAYDGGKGPNTGGMGAYAPAPVVTEQIEEDFKTEIMEPTLKALQSEGLDFKGIIYFGLMIKDQKAKVLEYNVRFGDPEAQVVLPLLETDLIDIMEAVVDEKLDQLKIKWKNQKALCVVMASGGYPVEYEKGKEITGIKEAEAAEEIIVFQAGTRLEGDKLLTDGGRVLAVTALGNSFSEVIEKAYSGVEKINFEDFQIRNDIGQKALKK is encoded by the coding sequence ATGAACATTCTTCTCATCGGAAGTGGTGGAAGAGAAAATGCACTGGCCTGGAAATTAGCTCAGAGCAGCAGAGTAGAAGAATTATATATAGCAGCAGGTAATCCGGGAACTGCAGCATATGGTGAAAATCTTGAATTTGATGAAAGTAATCAGGAAGCACTATTAGAATTTGCTTTAAAAGAAAAAATTGATATCACATTAGTGGGGCCGGAGGCACCACTGGCAGCAGGAATTGTTGATCTTTTTGAAGAGCATGGACTGAAGGTTTTTGGCCCAAATCAGAGTGCTGCCCGGCTCGAGAGTTCAAAAGCTTTTTCCAAAGAGTTAATGCAAAAATATAAAATTTCAACTGCAGCCTATCAGAGCTTTACAGACGCCAAAAACGCAGCAGAGTATATCAGAAGTAAGGGAGCGCCGATTGTTGTTAAGGCTTCAGGTCTGGCAGCAGGTAAAGGAGTTATTGTGGCTCAGACAGAGGCGGAAGCATTAGCAGCAGTTGAAACAATCATGAAAGATGAAAAATTTGGTGATGCAGGAGAAAAAGTTGTTATCGAAGAATTTTTAGAAGGAGAAGAAGCTACAATTCTTGCCTTCTGTGATGGAAAAACAATAGTACCGATGATAGCTTCGCAGGACCACAAAGCTGCCTATGATGGTGGTAAGGGTCCAAATACAGGCGGAATGGGCGCTTATGCACCAGCCCCGGTTGTAACTGAGCAGATCGAAGAAGATTTTAAAACTGAAATCATGGAACCAACACTTAAGGCACTGCAGAGTGAAGGCCTTGATTTTAAAGGGATTATTTATTTTGGGCTGATGATTAAAGATCAAAAAGCAAAGGTTTTAGAATATAATGTTCGTTTTGGTGACCCGGAAGCACAGGTTGTACTCCCGCTTTTAGAAACAGATCTGATAGATATTATGGAAGCTGTGGTTGATGAAAAATTAGATCAGCTTAAAATTAAGTGGAAAAATCAGAAAGCTCTTTGCGTGGTAATGGCGTCTGGAGGTTATCCAGTAGAATATGAAAAAGGAAAAGAAATTACTGGAATCAAGGAAGCAGAAGCAGCTGAAGAAATAATTGTTTTTCAGGCAGGAACCAGGCTAGAAGGAGATAAATTGCTGACTGATGGAGGTAGGGTACTTGCTGTAACTGCTTTAGGAAACAGTTTTAGCGAAGTAATTGAGAAGGCTTACAGTGGTGTAGAAAAAATAAATTTTGAAGATTTTCAGATTCGAAATGATATTGGTCAGAAAGCACTTAAAAAATAA
- a CDS encoding 5-(carboxyamino)imidazole ribonucleotide synthase — MKFKDKTKQKIGIIGGGQLGKMMILEAKKMGFYVSILDPTKKCPAHSIADQHLVADFDDKNAIKKLAQKSDLITYEFEHIDVEVLKELEAEDYKIYPTGRSLEIIQNKYHQKNVLKQDQIAVPDFKKVSNPNDIKEAADDFGYPLMLKSCTGGYDGKGNALIDNKSEVESAFQELGSGKTPLMVERYIPFKKEISIIAARGLNGKMKVYPVGENEHQNNILYETKVPAEISEELKKEAEELAREVLKVFEGIGIFCVEMFVTEEDELLVNEIAPRPHNSGHYTIEGCVTSQYEQHVRAITGLPLGDSSLVRPSVMRNILGSGKEGKAQIIGLEPALAIEGVKVHIYQKTIARPGRKMGHLTVTADSLKLAVERALEASQLIEIKGEV; from the coding sequence TTGAAATTTAAAGATAAGACCAAACAGAAAATTGGTATTATTGGTGGAGGTCAGCTGGGGAAAATGATGATTTTAGAGGCCAAGAAAATGGGTTTTTATGTTAGCATTTTAGACCCTACAAAAAAATGCCCGGCCCACAGTATAGCAGATCAGCACCTTGTGGCTGATTTTGATGACAAAAATGCAATAAAAAAACTGGCCCAAAAATCTGATTTAATAACCTATGAATTTGAACATATAGATGTTGAAGTTTTAAAAGAGTTAGAGGCTGAGGATTATAAGATATATCCAACCGGCCGCAGTCTGGAGATTATTCAAAATAAATATCATCAAAAAAATGTTTTAAAACAGGATCAGATAGCTGTTCCGGATTTCAAAAAAGTTTCTAATCCTAATGATATTAAAGAGGCGGCTGATGATTTTGGATATCCTCTGATGTTAAAGAGCTGTACAGGTGGTTATGATGGTAAGGGAAATGCCTTAATTGACAATAAATCGGAAGTAGAGAGTGCTTTTCAGGAACTGGGATCAGGAAAAACTCCGCTGATGGTAGAAAGATATATTCCTTTTAAAAAAGAAATATCAATTATTGCAGCTCGGGGCCTCAATGGCAAGATGAAGGTTTATCCAGTTGGAGAAAATGAGCACCAAAACAATATATTATATGAGACAAAAGTGCCAGCTGAAATTTCAGAGGAGCTGAAAAAAGAAGCTGAAGAGCTTGCCAGAGAAGTACTCAAAGTTTTTGAGGGGATAGGAATTTTTTGTGTGGAAATGTTTGTGACAGAAGAGGATGAACTGCTGGTTAACGAAATCGCACCTCGTCCTCATAATTCAGGCCACTATACAATTGAAGGCTGTGTAACTTCTCAGTATGAACAGCATGTTAGAGCGATAACTGGTCTTCCGCTTGGAGATAGCAGTTTAGTTAGGCCTTCGGTAATGCGCAATATCTTAGGTAGTGGAAAAGAAGGTAAAGCTCAGATAATAGGATTGGAGCCGGCACTTGCGATTGAAGGAGTCAAGGTTCATATTTATCAGAAGACTATTGCCAGACCTGGTCGTAAAATGGGCCACCTGACAGTGACAGCCGATAGTCTGAAACTGGCTGTAGAAAGAGCTCTGGAGGCCAGTCAATTAATTGAGATAAAAGGAGAAGTTTAA
- the purE gene encoding 5-(carboxyamino)imidazole ribonucleotide mutase: protein MKPKVGVIMGSDSDLPVMKEAAEILDKFEVEYELTVVSAHRTPDRLYNYAETAEEKGLDVIIAGAGGAAHLPGMVAAVTTVPVVGVPVKTSKLSGLDSLYSIVQMPPGVPVATVAINGAKNAALLAVQILARSDEELNQKQKEYRREMKEKVLDTAEKLEEQGYQEYFERSEKFAD from the coding sequence ATGAAGCCTAAAGTAGGAGTTATTATGGGCAGTGATTCTGATCTGCCGGTAATGAAAGAGGCAGCAGAAATTTTAGATAAGTTTGAAGTGGAATATGAGCTGACAGTTGTTTCAGCCCACCGTACACCTGATAGATTATATAATTATGCAGAGACTGCAGAAGAAAAAGGTTTAGATGTGATAATAGCAGGCGCCGGAGGTGCAGCGCATCTACCAGGAATGGTAGCAGCAGTAACAACTGTACCTGTAGTTGGAGTACCTGTTAAAACTTCAAAATTAAGTGGACTTGATTCACTTTATTCTATAGTTCAGATGCCGCCTGGAGTTCCAGTGGCCACAGTTGCGATTAATGGAGCCAAAAATGCAGCCCTGTTGGCAGTACAAATTTTAGCACGCAGTGACGAAGAGTTAAATCAAAAACAGAAAGAATATCGCAGAGAAATGAAAGAAAAAGTACTAGATACAGCAGAAAAATTGGAAGAACAAGGATATCAGGAATACTTTGAGAGGAGCGAAAAATTTGCAGACTAG
- the purB gene encoding adenylosuccinate lyase, which yields MQTRDIFANISPLDHRYSRRKKSFEEIGKYLSENATIKFQAEVELALVKVLASRGMAPEKAPAEVEKAIDKLTTEEVYDEEAKTKHNIRALVNCIQKKVSKETRPYIHFTATSYDIVDTANSLRYQKAASELIIPKLKKLHKSWAEIALREKDRVQIGRTHGQHAVPVTFGFTIAEYVARLGERIEEIEAKAAKLIGKFAGAVGAYNASGIFFEDPEEFEKEVLAELGLKPGEHSTQIVQAEPMTDFIHSLVSTFSVLAAFADDMRQLQRSEIAEIGEHFGKDQVGSSTMPHKRNPINYENVKSLWKAFMPQMTTIYMDQLSEHQRDLTNSASSRFIPELITALLSAAARLTRVSSKMAVDQENIKKNFEQNKKMIVAEPLYILLAASGHPDAHEAVRKLTLRAQETDLSLRELVDQSQELQGYWESFAERQKELILKPEKYTGIAAQKTEKIVKNWQHKFEYELKTEVL from the coding sequence TTGCAGACTAGAGATATTTTTGCTAATATAAGCCCCCTTGATCACCGTTATTCAAGGCGGAAAAAGAGTTTTGAGGAGATTGGGAAATACCTTTCAGAGAATGCGACTATTAAGTTTCAGGCAGAGGTTGAGCTGGCCTTAGTTAAGGTGCTGGCCAGCAGAGGAATGGCACCGGAGAAGGCGCCAGCTGAAGTTGAAAAAGCGATTGATAAATTAACTACTGAAGAGGTTTATGATGAGGAAGCAAAAACCAAACATAATATTAGAGCCTTAGTTAATTGTATTCAAAAAAAGGTAAGTAAAGAAACCCGCCCCTATATTCACTTTACAGCCACTTCATATGATATTGTAGATACAGCAAATTCACTTCGCTATCAGAAGGCAGCTTCAGAATTAATCATACCGAAATTAAAAAAACTACATAAAAGCTGGGCAGAGATTGCCTTAAGAGAAAAAGATAGAGTTCAGATTGGAAGAACTCACGGCCAGCATGCAGTACCAGTGACTTTTGGTTTTACTATTGCTGAATATGTTGCCCGCCTGGGAGAAAGAATAGAAGAAATCGAAGCAAAGGCAGCCAAACTTATTGGTAAATTTGCTGGAGCAGTTGGTGCCTATAATGCCAGCGGTATCTTTTTTGAAGACCCGGAAGAGTTTGAAAAAGAAGTTTTAGCTGAGCTTGGTTTAAAGCCGGGTGAGCATTCAACTCAGATTGTGCAGGCTGAGCCGATGACAGATTTTATCCACTCTTTAGTTTCAACTTTTAGTGTGCTGGCAGCCTTTGCTGATGATATGCGTCAGCTGCAGCGATCGGAAATTGCAGAAATTGGTGAGCATTTTGGCAAAGATCAGGTTGGATCTTCAACCATGCCCCACAAGCGGAATCCGATTAATTATGAAAATGTAAAGAGCTTATGGAAGGCTTTTATGCCCCAGATGACCACAATTTATATGGATCAGTTATCAGAACATCAGAGAGATCTTACAAATTCAGCTTCTTCTCGCTTTATTCCTGAACTGATAACAGCTTTGCTTTCAGCAGCAGCCCGTTTAACCAGAGTCAGCTCTAAGATGGCAGTTGATCAGGAAAATATTAAGAAAAATTTTGAACAGAATAAAAAGATGATTGTAGCTGAGCCTTTATATATTCTTTTAGCAGCATCAGGTCATCCAGATGCACATGAGGCAGTAAGAAAGCTAACCTTAAGAGCTCAGGAGACAGATCTTTCCTTAAGAGAGCTGGTTGACCAAAGTCAGGAACTGCAGGGTTATTGGGAAAGTTTTGCTGAGCGACAGAAAGAATTAATTTTAAAACCAGAAAAGTATACAGGAATAGCAGCTCAGAAAACTGAAAAGATAGTTAAAAACTGGCAGCATAAATTTGAATATGAGTTAAAAACGGAGGTTTTATAA
- the purC gene encoding phosphoribosylaminoimidazolesuccinocarboxamide synthase, producing MEKNEMLYEGKAKQIFSTNKEDQVIVHFKDDATAFDGQKKGQIAEKGMINNKISNFFFKLLEAKGIKTHLIEELNERDSLVKKVEIIPLEVVMRNVAAGSLAKRIGMEEGEPLKQPVIEFYYKDDDLGDPLINVSHIELLGLAGREELERLIALGHKINDILVKFLKERNVDLVDFKLEFGKTSAGEIILADEITPDTCRFWDSETKEKLDKDRFRRDLGNVEEAYHEMYKRITGQDWK from the coding sequence ATGGAAAAAAATGAAATGCTCTATGAAGGTAAGGCCAAACAAATTTTTAGTACAAATAAAGAGGACCAGGTAATTGTTCATTTTAAAGATGATGCTACTGCCTTTGATGGTCAGAAAAAAGGTCAGATTGCAGAAAAAGGTATGATCAATAATAAGATTAGCAATTTCTTTTTTAAACTTTTAGAAGCAAAGGGGATTAAAACTCACTTAATTGAGGAACTGAACGAGCGTGATTCTCTAGTTAAAAAAGTAGAAATTATTCCTTTAGAAGTTGTAATGCGAAATGTTGCGGCAGGAAGCTTGGCCAAAAGAATCGGCATGGAAGAGGGAGAACCACTAAAGCAGCCGGTAATCGAATTTTACTATAAGGATGATGATTTAGGAGATCCTTTAATTAATGTTTCCCATATTGAACTTTTAGGATTAGCAGGAAGGGAAGAATTAGAAAGATTAATTGCACTTGGTCATAAGATAAATGATATTTTAGTTAAATTTTTAAAAGAGCGGAATGTAGATTTAGTTGATTTTAAACTTGAATTTGGAAAGACATCAGCGGGAGAAATTATTCTTGCCGATGAAATTACTCCTGATACCTGTCGTTTCTGGGATAGTGAGACAAAAGAAAAATTGGATAAAGATCGCTTTCGTCGAGATCTTGGTAATGTAGAAGAAGCTTATCATGAAATGTATAAGCGGATTACCGGCCAGGACTGGAAATAA
- the purF gene encoding amidophosphoribosyltransferase: MRESCNFSKQKNKVKQISADLKLTQSELNEDKMSEECGVFGIFNADGDSSAAELTYLGLIALQHRGQESAGICANHQGDFNLHKSMGLVESAFEKEDIRNLKGEMAIGHVRYSTSGSSKLANAQPILINSMKGDLALAHNGNLANGAELRNNLESNGSIFHSTLDTEVIAHLVARSFEDDIVEALIQSLHQLKGGFSLVAMTKDQLVAIRDPRGFRPLSIGKLDNSYIVASESCAFDIIGAEFVRDVAPGEVVVIDEDGIKSRRYTGENGTSLCVFEYIYFARPDSNIAGQNVLLARKEMGKQLAREMDIEADIVVPVPDSGIAAALGFAEESGIPYAQGILRNRYMGRTFIQPTQEIRDLKVRLKLSPIKEIIKDKKVILIDDSIVRGTTSKQIIGRIKEAGAKEVHMAISSPPVEHPCYFGLDTSRRQELIASRSTVEEISESIGADSLHYLSQAGMLKSIKTDVELGFCTACFDGDYPIDSRYLSEED, encoded by the coding sequence ATGAGAGAAAGTTGTAATTTCTCTAAGCAAAAAAATAAAGTTAAGCAGATTTCAGCTGATTTAAAGTTAACTCAGTCTGAGCTGAATGAAGATAAAATGAGTGAAGAATGTGGAGTTTTTGGTATTTTTAATGCTGATGGTGATAGCAGTGCAGCAGAATTAACATATCTTGGGTTAATTGCCCTGCAGCATAGAGGCCAGGAAAGTGCAGGCATTTGTGCCAATCATCAAGGGGATTTTAATCTCCATAAGAGTATGGGCCTGGTAGAAAGTGCCTTTGAAAAAGAAGATATTAGGAATTTAAAAGGTGAGATGGCTATTGGTCATGTCCGTTATTCAACTAGCGGTTCCAGTAAGCTGGCCAATGCTCAGCCAATTTTAATTAACAGTATGAAAGGTGATTTAGCCTTAGCTCATAATGGTAATCTGGCTAATGGAGCAGAACTCAGAAACAATTTAGAGAGTAATGGTTCAATTTTTCATTCTACTTTAGATACCGAAGTAATTGCTCATCTGGTGGCCCGCTCTTTTGAAGATGATATTGTTGAAGCTTTAATTCAGAGCCTGCATCAGCTTAAAGGTGGTTTTTCACTGGTGGCAATGACCAAAGATCAGTTGGTTGCAATTCGTGATCCGCGTGGATTTCGACCACTTTCAATTGGAAAACTGGACAATAGCTATATCGTTGCTTCAGAAAGCTGTGCCTTTGATATCATTGGGGCTGAATTTGTGCGTGATGTGGCCCCGGGTGAGGTTGTAGTAATTGATGAAGATGGAATAAAAAGCAGACGCTATACCGGTGAAAATGGAACCAGCCTCTGTGTGTTTGAATATATCTACTTTGCCCGTCCTGACAGCAACATAGCAGGTCAAAACGTTTTACTAGCCCGTAAAGAAATGGGTAAACAGCTGGCCCGAGAGATGGATATTGAGGCAGATATTGTAGTGCCGGTACCGGATTCAGGAATTGCAGCAGCTTTAGGATTTGCTGAAGAATCGGGAATTCCCTATGCTCAGGGAATTTTAAGGAACCGTTACATGGGTCGTACCTTTATTCAGCCGACTCAGGAGATTAGGGATTTAAAAGTTAGGCTTAAATTATCTCCAATTAAAGAAATTATAAAGGATAAAAAAGTTATTTTAATAGATGATTCAATTGTTAGAGGAACAACAAGCAAACAAATTATTGGTAGAATCAAAGAAGCCGGAGCCAAAGAAGTTCATATGGCGATTTCCTCACCACCTGTTGAACATCCATGTTATTTTGGACTTGATACTTCACGGAGACAGGAACTAATTGCCAGCCGTAGTACAGTAGAAGAAATTAGTGAGAGCATTGGCGCAGATAGTCTTCATTATCTATCTCAGGCAGGGATGCTTAAATCAATTAAAACTGATGTTGAATTGGGCTTTTGTACTGCCTGTTTTGATGGAGATTATCCGATAGACAGCCGTTATTTAAGTGAGGAGGATTAA